Part of the Sinorhizobium terangae genome is shown below.
GCCCTCGGTTGCCGGAATGACGACCTCCGTCACCTTTTCCGAAAGCAGCAGGCGCTCGGGGGAAACAAGCTCAAAATTGAAACTGTCGGCCATGACCATTCACTTCTCGTGCGCGCCGCTCGTTGGCAGCGGCTGTGGCATGTTCTCTGCCGCTTGTCGCGGCAGAATGAAAACCGTGGCGTGAAGTGTTCACGCCACGGTTCACGATGCTGATTAAGCGGCTTCGGCAGCCAGCTTTTTGGCCTTTTCGATCGCTTCGTCGATCGAACCGACCATGTAGAAGGCAGCTTCCGGCAGATGGTCGTATTCGCCGTTGACGAGGCCCTTGAAGCCTTTGATCGTGTCTTCGAGCGCAACCAGCTTGCCCGGCGAACCGGTGAAGACTTCGGCGACGAAGAACGGCTGCGACAGGAAGCGCTCGATCTTGCGGGCGCGGGCAACGGCCAGCTTGTCCTCTTCGGAAAGCTCGTCCATGCCGAGGATGGCGATGATGTCCTGGAGTGCCTTGTAGCGCTGCAGGGTCGACTGCACCTTGCGCGACACTTCGTAGTGCTCTTCGCCGACGATCATCGGATCCAGCATGCGCGAGGTCGAGTCGAGCGGGTCCACGGCCGGGTAGATGCCCTTTTCGGCGATCGAGCGCGACAGAACGGTCGTCGCATCAAGGTGCGCGAACGAGGTTGCCGGCGCCGGGTCGGTCAAGTCGTCAGCCGGAACGTAGATGGCCTGAACCGAGGTGATCGAGCCCTTGGTCGTCGTGGTGATGCGTTCCTGCATCGCGCCCATGTCGGTTGCGAGCGTCGGCTGATAACCCACGGCCGAAGGAATACGGCCGAGCAGAGCCGACACTTCCGAACCCGCCTGGGTGAAGCGGAAGATGTTGTCGACGAAGAAGAGAACGTCCTGGCCTTCGTCGCGGAACTGTTCGGCGACCGTCAGGCCGGTGAGCGCGACGCGAGCGCGTGCGCCCGGCGGTTCGTTCATCTGGCCGTAAACGAGAGCAGCCTTGGAGCCTTCGCCGCCGCCGTGCTTGTTCACGCCCGACTCGATCATTTCGTGATAGAGGTCGTTGCCTTCGCGGGTACGTTCACCGACGCCTGCGAAGACCGAGTAACCACCGTGCGCCTTGGCGACGTTGTTGATCAGTTCCATGATCAGAACGGTCTTGCCGACGCCTGCACCACCGAAGAGGCCGATCTTGCCGCCCTTCGCATAGGGAGCGAGCAGGTCGACGACCTTGATGCCGGTGACGAGGATCTGTGCTTCCGTCGACTGCTCGACATAGGCCGGTGCGTCCTGGTGGATCGCGCGGCGTGCCGAGGTTTCCAGCGGGCCGGCTTCATCGACGGGCTCGCCGATGACGTTCATGATGCGGCCGAGCGTTTCCTTTCCGACCGGAACCGAGATCGGGCCGCCGGTGTCGGTGACCGACTGGCCGCGAACCACGCCTTCGGTCGAGTCCATGGCGATCGTGCGGACGGAGTTTTCGCCGAGATGCTGCGCGACTTCGAGAACAAGGCGGTTGCCCTTGTTGTCGGTTTCGAGCGCGTTCAGGATCTGCGGGAGTTGACCTTCCTCGAAAGTGACGTCGACAACGGCGCCGATAACCTGCGTGACGCGACCGACAGCGCCGGTAGCCGTAACGACTGTCTTGGCGGAAGCTGCCTTACGCGGAGCAGCGGGCTTCTTCGCCGCTGCGGTTTCTTTCGGGGTAGCTGCCTTAGCCATAATTCTTACCCTCTTTCGTAACCTTAGAGCGCTTCCGCGCCAGAGATGATTTCAATGAGTTCCTTGGTGATCTGCGCCTGCCGCTGACGGTTGTAGTTGAGCGTCAGCTTGTTGATCATCTCACCGGCGTTGCGCGTCGCATTGTCCATGGCGCTCATCTTGGCACCCATTTCGCCAGCGACGTTCTCGAGCAGAGCCCGGAAGATCTGCACCGAGATGTTGCGCGGGATGAGATCCGTCAGGATGGCGGCTGCGTCCGGCTCGTACTCGTAGATCGCCGAAGCATCCGCGCTCTCGACGGAAACATCGCCGGCCGAGGCCGGGATGAGCTGCTGCGCGGTCGGAACCTGCGAAATGACGGACTTGAACTCGGAGTAGAACAGCGTGCAGACATCGAACTCGCCCTTCTCGAAGAGCGCGATGACCTTGTGCCCGATCTGATCGGCGTTTTCAAAACCGATCTTCTTGACTTCACGCAGGTCGACACGGTCGATGATCAGCGACGCGAATTCACGCCGCAGGATATCGAAGCCCTTCTTGCCGACGCAGATGATCTTCACGGTCTTGCCGGCTGCGAGCAGCTTGCGCACATGATCGCGGGCAAAGCGCGCGATCTGCGAGTTGAAGCCGCCGCAGAGGCCGCGTTCC
Proteins encoded:
- the atpD gene encoding F0F1 ATP synthase subunit beta; its protein translation is MAKAATPKETAAAKKPAAPRKAASAKTVVTATGAVGRVTQVIGAVVDVTFEEGQLPQILNALETDNKGNRLVLEVAQHLGENSVRTIAMDSTEGVVRGQSVTDTGGPISVPVGKETLGRIMNVIGEPVDEAGPLETSARRAIHQDAPAYVEQSTEAQILVTGIKVVDLLAPYAKGGKIGLFGGAGVGKTVLIMELINNVAKAHGGYSVFAGVGERTREGNDLYHEMIESGVNKHGGGEGSKAALVYGQMNEPPGARARVALTGLTVAEQFRDEGQDVLFFVDNIFRFTQAGSEVSALLGRIPSAVGYQPTLATDMGAMQERITTTTKGSITSVQAIYVPADDLTDPAPATSFAHLDATTVLSRSIAEKGIYPAVDPLDSTSRMLDPMIVGEEHYEVSRKVQSTLQRYKALQDIIAILGMDELSEEDKLAVARARKIERFLSQPFFVAEVFTGSPGKLVALEDTIKGFKGLVNGEYDHLPEAAFYMVGSIDEAIEKAKKLAAEAA
- a CDS encoding F0F1 ATP synthase subunit gamma translates to MPSLKDLKNRIASVKATQKITKAMKMVAAAKLRRAQEAAEAARPYSQRMAAVLANIAQAVGADESVPQLMTGTGRDDTHLLIVCTAERGLCGGFNSQIARFARDHVRKLLAAGKTVKIICVGKKGFDILRREFASLIIDRVDLREVKKIGFENADQIGHKVIALFEKGEFDVCTLFYSEFKSVISQVPTAQQLIPASAGDVSVESADASAIYEYEPDAAAILTDLIPRNISVQIFRALLENVAGEMGAKMSAMDNATRNAGEMINKLTLNYNRQRQAQITKELIEIISGAEAL